A DNA window from Pseudomonadota bacterium contains the following coding sequences:
- a CDS encoding cytosine permease, with the protein LAGVIIMILVNLSGRPSVKYGVPYPVMARASMGVFGAKFVAMLRCIVAIFWYGAQTYVGSTAVALLLRTVFGTDGGGPFLGLSPVDWISLFLVSLFQIALFWRGIESIRVFLNWAGPAVYAVMLTLLAILWVKAGSGLLSEVGTIFEGIGHYEAGPVSAFMAITGTMIAFVAPLIVNYGDFSRYVSTQSGMKLGNLLGLPLTIAFFALIALFVTGGTVVVFGERLTNPTEIVGRVDNLALTVVAALTFFVATVGINVVGNFVPPANDLSNLLPSRISFRTGGLITAFLAFFVSALWVSLISQFGIVKFVSTLGALMAPAYGILIADYYLVRRQRLDIQQLFSSDANGAYFYKGGWNHRALVVFAPVAVFAVLTVWLPQLAFLAGFDWLIGALLAGVLYYGVMPKVSGSR; encoded by the coding sequence GCGCCAAATTCGTGGCCATGTTGCGCTGCATCGTCGCGATTTTTTGGTACGGCGCGCAGACCTATGTTGGCTCGACAGCCGTCGCGTTGCTGCTTCGAACCGTGTTCGGCACCGATGGCGGCGGACCGTTCCTTGGCTTGAGCCCGGTCGACTGGATCTCGCTTTTCCTGGTCAGCCTGTTCCAGATCGCGCTCTTCTGGCGCGGCATTGAATCGATCCGCGTTTTCCTGAATTGGGCGGGACCGGCCGTCTATGCCGTCATGCTGACGCTGCTCGCCATCCTGTGGGTCAAGGCCGGAAGCGGATTGTTGTCGGAAGTCGGCACCATCTTTGAGGGCATCGGACACTATGAGGCCGGCCCGGTCTCCGCATTCATGGCGATCACCGGCACCATGATCGCGTTTGTGGCGCCGCTGATCGTGAACTACGGCGACTTCTCCCGCTATGTCAGCACGCAAAGCGGCATGAAGCTCGGCAACCTGCTCGGGCTGCCGCTGACGATCGCGTTCTTCGCGCTCATCGCCTTGTTCGTCACCGGCGGCACGGTCGTCGTCTTTGGCGAGCGCCTGACCAACCCGACGGAAATCGTTGGCCGCGTCGACAATCTGGCGCTGACCGTCGTCGCGGCCTTGACGTTTTTTGTCGCCACTGTCGGCATCAACGTGGTCGGTAACTTTGTGCCGCCCGCCAACGATCTATCCAATCTCCTGCCGAGCCGTATCAGCTTCCGCACCGGCGGTTTGATCACGGCCTTTCTGGCCTTCTTCGTTAGTGCGCTTTGGGTATCGCTGATCAGCCAGTTCGGGATTGTCAAGTTCGTCAGCACACTCGGCGCGCTTATGGCGCCGGCCTACGGCATTTTGATCGCGGACTACTACCTGGTGAGGCGACAGCGGCTCGATATCCAGCAGCTCTTCTCGAGCGATGCGAATGGCGCCTACTTCTACAAGGGCGGCTGGAACCACAGAGCGTTGGTCGTCTTCGCGCCTGTGGCGGTGTTCGCGGTCCTCACCGTCTGGCTGCCGCAACTTGCCTTTCTTGCCGGTTTCGATTGGCTGATCGGCGCGCTGCTGGCCGGCGTACTCTACTATGGCGTCATGCCAAAGGTGAGTGGGAGCCGTTAA